One genomic segment of Ferroacidibacillus organovorans includes these proteins:
- the purN gene encoding phosphoribosylglycinamide formyltransferase: protein MSDSARARVNIAVFASGEGTNFARLVEAAQCGALGSVDVALLVSDKPGCGAVTIAKERGIPVYAQTHKEAGGRDAFEQMAHRVMSERSIAFAVLAGYMRIVGQTLLASVPMINIHPSYLPAHKGLDAIGQALCDGSPYTGVTVHRVDASLDGGEILQQVRIPIFAGDDRATLQARIQQVEHWLLPAVVRDLVLLSEFCGR, encoded by the coding sequence ATGAGCGATTCGGCGCGCGCGCGTGTCAACATCGCGGTGTTTGCGTCAGGAGAGGGAACCAACTTTGCGCGGCTTGTGGAAGCGGCGCAGTGCGGCGCCCTTGGGTCAGTCGACGTGGCACTGCTTGTCAGCGACAAACCGGGGTGCGGCGCTGTGACCATCGCTAAAGAACGGGGTATTCCAGTCTATGCGCAAACGCACAAAGAGGCAGGCGGGCGCGACGCGTTTGAGCAGATGGCGCACCGGGTGATGAGCGAGCGCTCAATCGCGTTTGCCGTGCTCGCGGGTTACATGCGCATTGTGGGGCAGACACTCTTGGCGTCTGTCCCGATGATCAACATCCATCCCTCCTACCTGCCTGCCCACAAGGGACTCGACGCGATTGGGCAGGCGCTTTGTGACGGCTCACCGTACACAGGCGTCACGGTGCACCGTGTCGACGCGTCGCTTGATGGCGGGGAGATTCTGCAGCAGGTGCGCATCCCGATTTTTGCAGGGGATGACCGCGCGACGCTGCAGGCGCGAATCCAGCAGGTGGAGCATTGGCTACTGCCAGCCGTCGTGCGCGATCTTGTGTTATTATCAGAGTTTTGCGGTCGATAA